GGTTGAAAGTGCCGAGTGGTACTTCTACAAAGACCGTATTCCAATCGCTCATAGCACCATTCCACAAGCCCGGAAGTTCCAAAGCCTTAAGCTCACGACCATTCTTTGACTTTGAACTGATGAAGCCTGTTGACTTGTCTACATACTTTGTCAAGTCAAAAGCATTGCCTTTGTAATCTTTGATAGCGCAAACAAGATCAACAGGATTGAAGTGTGTACCTTCTGTAAACATCTTCATAGATGCTTCGTTGTTCTTGTCAATCTGCGAACTCTCAAGAATCTGAAGGCTGACAGTACCATCTTGATTATAAGCAAGGAACGGACCGCCACCTGGTTCACCAACGTTCTTTACCATACCGCATACACGCATTGGACGATTTAACTTCCTATATAAGTAATCTGCCAGTGCAGTATCCTTCAAAGAAGCCACATCATGCTTCTCACAAGAGAGGTCATTCTGTAAGAAATCAAGTATCTCTTCGAGTTCTGAATGTGTGCAATTACCTTCCTCCAATTTATGAAGATAAGCAAAAGCACGCTCTTGTAAGGTTACAAGTTTACCTGCAATAATCATTTTCCAACTGATGGTTTCTTCCTTCAAGCGGTCTGGTACCACATTATCTATATTCTTAATGAATACGATTTCAGCATCCAAATCATTTAAATTCTCTATCAATGCGCCATGACCACCAGGACGGAACAATAATGAGTCGTCCTCATTACGGAACGGAGTATTGTCAAGATTTACAGCGATTGTATCTGTACTTGGTTTCTGTTCAGAGAAAGAAATATCAAAATTTACACCGAATTTACCTTCAAATTTAGCCTGCTTGTCAGCTACTCTTTGTTTGAAGAAGGCTAAGTGTTCGTGTGATACGGTAAAATGTACGTGTGCTTGCTTGTTACTTTCCGCATACCGAGCAGCTTCAACCAAATGTTCTTCCATTGGAGTACGTGCTCCATCGTCATAAGAATGGAACAATAGCAACCCTTTAGGTAGCTGTCCGTAATTCAATCCTTCCTTATTTAATAATGTAGCAACGACAGTTTTGTATCGCCCTTCAGCTATCAACGCATCGATAGTTTTACCTTCCAACTGCTGACATTTGGCTGATAACGCCTCGTAGAACGCAAAGTGATGAATATTTGAGAAGAACTCCTTTTCAAAATCACTAATAGGTGCTTCGTTATTTCCATTGAGAAATGCAAAAAGGTCTTTGAACATGCGACTGGCTGCACCAGAAGCAGGAACAAACTTGACAACTTTATGCCCGTGATTTTGATAATCCTGCCATGCTTTGCAAGCAGTCTCACAAGCATTCTTATCGAGTACCGTAACACCTTTCTTTGGTGTTGCAGCACCTTCAAGCTTCAAGTAAGGAAAGCCTCTTATGAAGTCTTCCAACTGTCTATTTATCTGTTCTTCGTTTATTCCTTTGTCATGTATCTGTTTTAGGTCTTCTTTCTTCAACATAATGGTAAGCTATTAAAAAGATTGTATTTTAACTGCAAAAATAACGAATTAAACCGAAAGAAAAGAACTATTTGACACATTTGTTTCTAATTATATCGAAATTCTTTGTATCTTTGCCTTTGGAAAATAGAATATATTATGCCTATGGAAGAGAAATTCATTTATACGGATAGAGAAAGAGAATTATCTGAACAGATACTCGAAAGTCTGAAGAAGACACTTGGGGAAACGTTTTATGAGAATGATCTTCCTAAACTGCGTGAACATCTGAGTAAGGTTGTTTCAGACAATAGTATCCAACGCAATGTATTTGGGCTCAACCCTATTCTTTGCTCTTTGCAGACAGCAGCCATTGCTGTAAAGGATATCGGTTTAAATCGTGACTCTGTTATTTCAATTTTGCTCTATCAAAGTGTTCAAGCAGGAATCCTTTCACTTGATGAAATAAGCAAGTTGTATGGTAATGGTGCTTCGAAGATTATCCATGGGCTTATACGTGTTCAGACACTTTATAAGAAAACGCCAGTTATCGAGAGTGAAAACTTCCGAAATCTTCTGTTATCTTTTGCAGAAGACATGCGTGTTATCTTGATTATGATAGCTGATCGTGTTAACCTTATGCGTCAGATTCGTGACGTTGAGAATAAGGAAGCGCAACGAAAAGTGTCTGAAGAAGCAAGCTATCTTTATGCTCCTTTGGCGCATAAGTTAGGTTTATACCAGCTAAAGAGCGAGTTGGAAGATCTTTCTTTAAAGTATCTTGAGCATGATGCTTACTATCATATAAAAGATAAGTTGAATGCAACAAAAAAGGTGCGTGATGCTTATATCAGTAGCTTTATTACTCCAGTTAGTGAGCAACTTAAAGCTGCGGGGCTTAAGTTTCATATTAAAGGTCGCACGAAGTCAATCCATTCTATCTGGCAGAAGATGAAGAAGCAGAAGTGTGGCTTTGAAGGTATTTATGACCTCTTTGCCATTCGTATCATTCTTGATTCACCAGAAGACAAGGAGAAGATGCAGTGTTGGCAGGCATATTCGATAGTGACAGATATGTATCAGCCTAACCCAAAGCGACTCCGTGATTGGCTTTCTGTACCCAAGTCTAATGGTTATGAATGTTTACATATCACTGTGCTTGGACCTGATAAGAAGTGGGTAGAAGTGCAGATTCGTACAGAACGTATGGATGAGATAGCCGAACATGGACTTGCTGCACACTGGAGATATAAGGGAGTGAAGGCAGAAGGCGGAATGGATAATTGGTTAGCTTCTATTCGTTCTGCCCTTGAGGCTGGCAACAACCTTGAGGTGATGGACGAGTTTAAGTCAGATCTTTACGAAAAGGAAATATATGTTTTTACCCCAAAGGGAGACCTTCTAAAGTTCCCAAAGGGTGTGACAGTACTTGATTTTGCTTATCACATTCACTCTAAGATAGGAAATCAATGTGTCGGTGGAAAGATAAATGGAAAGAATGTATCTTTCCGAACCGAGTTACATAGTGGTGATTCTGTAGAGATTCTAACCTCCACGACGCAGAAGCCTAATCGTGATTGGCTGAACATTTGTAAGTCATCTCGAGCAAAGGCAAAGATACGTCTTGCGCTAAAAGAAACGCAGGTGAAAGATGGTCTATATGCGAAGGAATTGCTCGAACGTAGGTTTAAGAATAAGAAGATTGAGATAGAAGACTCTACGATGGGTCAACTCATTCGTAAGTTAGGCTTCAAGGAGGTTTCTGAGTTCTATAAGCAGAT
The nucleotide sequence above comes from Prevotella melaninogenica ATCC 25845. Encoded proteins:
- a CDS encoding DUF4301 family protein, whose product is MLKKEDLKQIHDKGINEEQINRQLEDFIRGFPYLKLEGAATPKKGVTVLDKNACETACKAWQDYQNHGHKVVKFVPASGAASRMFKDLFAFLNGNNEAPISDFEKEFFSNIHHFAFYEALSAKCQQLEGKTIDALIAEGRYKTVVATLLNKEGLNYGQLPKGLLLFHSYDDGARTPMEEHLVEAARYAESNKQAHVHFTVSHEHLAFFKQRVADKQAKFEGKFGVNFDISFSEQKPSTDTIAVNLDNTPFRNEDDSLLFRPGGHGALIENLNDLDAEIVFIKNIDNVVPDRLKEETISWKMIIAGKLVTLQERAFAYLHKLEEGNCTHSELEEILDFLQNDLSCEKHDVASLKDTALADYLYRKLNRPMRVCGMVKNVGEPGGGPFLAYNQDGTVSLQILESSQIDKNNEASMKMFTEGTHFNPVDLVCAIKDYKGNAFDLTKYVDKSTGFISSKSKNGRELKALELPGLWNGAMSDWNTVFVEVPLGTFNPVKTVNDLLREQHQ
- a CDS encoding RelA/SpoT family protein, with amino-acid sequence MEEKFIYTDRERELSEQILESLKKTLGETFYENDLPKLREHLSKVVSDNSIQRNVFGLNPILCSLQTAAIAVKDIGLNRDSVISILLYQSVQAGILSLDEISKLYGNGASKIIHGLIRVQTLYKKTPVIESENFRNLLLSFAEDMRVILIMIADRVNLMRQIRDVENKEAQRKVSEEASYLYAPLAHKLGLYQLKSELEDLSLKYLEHDAYYHIKDKLNATKKVRDAYISSFITPVSEQLKAAGLKFHIKGRTKSIHSIWQKMKKQKCGFEGIYDLFAIRIILDSPEDKEKMQCWQAYSIVTDMYQPNPKRLRDWLSVPKSNGYECLHITVLGPDKKWVEVQIRTERMDEIAEHGLAAHWRYKGVKAEGGMDNWLASIRSALEAGNNLEVMDEFKSDLYEKEIYVFTPKGDLLKFPKGVTVLDFAYHIHSKIGNQCVGGKINGKNVSFRTELHSGDSVEILTSTTQKPNRDWLNICKSSRAKAKIRLALKETQVKDGLYAKELLERRFKNKKIEIEDSTMGQLIRKLGFKEVSEFYKQIADEKLDPNYVIEEYQKVYNHAHNLNQTKETESAENFEFENPTTEYLKKNDDVLVIDKNLKGLDFSLAKCCHPIYGDPVFGFVTVSGGIKIHRDDCPNAPEMRKRFGYRVVKARWSGKGTSQYAITLRVIGNDDIGIVSNISNIISKDEKIVMRSINIDSNDGLFSGNLVVLLDDNSKLNMLIKKLRTVKGVKEVMRI